From Nonlabens sp. Ci31, the proteins below share one genomic window:
- the gcvP gene encoding aminomethyl-transferring glycine dehydrogenase → MNTDRFALRHIGPRKADLASMLETIGIESIEQLIYETVPANIRLQQDLQLDPAMSEYEFLSHINKLGNKNKQFRSYIGLGYHAPITPAVIQRNILENPGWYTAYTPYQAEIAQGRLEALLNYQTMISDLTGMELSNASLLDESTAAAEAMTLLFSVRERAQKKENVVKFFVDQDTLPQTKELLKTRAIPLGIELVEGNPQEIDVNDGYYAILLQYPGASGNVVDYTAFAKTCKENHIRIAVAADILSLVLLEAPGHWGADVVVGTTQRFGIPLGYGGPHAAYFATREEFKRQIPGRIIGVTKDTDGKRALRMALQTREQHIKRDKATSNICTAQVLLAVMAGMYGVYHGPRGLKFIANKLHTQTATLADAVEKLGVYQTNENFFDTLSFKVDAAAVQKEALKLEINFYYPDADTVQVSLNETTSLADLNDIVSAFAKAVNKDFSPITELLEKTHLGTGRQTEFMTYEVFNSYHSETELMRYIKKLERKDLALNHSMIALGSCTMKLNAAAEMLPLSNPQWGNIHPFVPLDQAEGYQQMLKKLELQLNEATGFAGTSLQPNSGAQGEFAGLMTIRAYHISRGDEHRNICLIPSSAHGTNPASAVMAGMKVVVTKALENGNIDVDDLREKAEKYKDNLSALMVTYPSTHGVYESAIQEITGLIHENGGQVYMDGANMNAQVGLTNPGNIGADVCHLNLHKTFAIPHGGGGPGVGPICVAPQLVPFLPTNPIIPTGGAQAITPISAAPFGSALACLISYGYICMLGADGLKRSTEYAIVNANYIKERLEGSYACLYVGEKGRAAHEMIIDCRPFKDHGIEVVDIAKRLMDYGFHSPTVSFPVAGTMMIEPTESESKEEMDRFCDAMISIRKEIGETSIEEPNNLLKNSPHTLQMITADEWDFPYTRSQAAYPLEYVSDNKFWPTVRRADDAYGDRNLMCTCAPMEEYIEN, encoded by the coding sequence ATGAATACAGATCGTTTTGCCCTTAGACATATCGGACCTCGCAAGGCAGACCTTGCCTCCATGCTTGAAACAATAGGTATTGAATCTATTGAACAACTAATTTATGAAACTGTCCCAGCAAACATACGCCTTCAACAAGATTTACAATTAGATCCAGCGATGAGTGAGTATGAATTCCTGAGTCACATCAATAAATTAGGTAATAAAAACAAACAATTTAGATCTTATATAGGTCTTGGGTATCACGCACCTATTACACCGGCTGTTATCCAAAGAAATATATTAGAAAACCCAGGTTGGTATACTGCTTACACTCCTTATCAGGCAGAGATTGCTCAAGGACGTCTAGAAGCTTTATTGAATTACCAGACCATGATATCAGACCTTACTGGTATGGAGTTATCTAATGCATCACTACTAGATGAATCTACGGCCGCTGCTGAGGCGATGACCTTACTTTTCTCTGTTCGTGAACGCGCTCAGAAGAAGGAAAATGTCGTGAAGTTTTTTGTAGATCAAGATACTTTACCGCAAACTAAAGAGCTTTTGAAAACTCGCGCGATTCCGCTAGGCATTGAATTGGTAGAAGGAAACCCTCAGGAAATCGATGTTAATGATGGTTATTATGCCATTTTATTACAATATCCTGGTGCGAGTGGGAATGTGGTGGATTATACCGCTTTCGCAAAAACTTGCAAAGAAAACCATATCCGTATAGCAGTAGCAGCAGATATACTTTCACTTGTATTGCTAGAAGCTCCAGGACATTGGGGAGCAGATGTGGTAGTAGGAACAACACAGCGTTTTGGTATTCCATTAGGTTATGGGGGACCACACGCAGCCTACTTTGCAACACGTGAAGAATTTAAAAGACAAATTCCAGGACGTATCATAGGAGTAACTAAAGATACCGATGGAAAACGCGCCTTGCGCATGGCGTTACAAACGCGTGAGCAACACATTAAAAGGGACAAAGCGACTTCAAATATTTGTACCGCACAAGTACTACTTGCTGTAATGGCTGGTATGTATGGAGTATATCACGGCCCACGTGGCTTGAAGTTTATCGCAAATAAATTACACACCCAAACAGCTACTCTTGCTGACGCTGTTGAGAAATTAGGTGTTTACCAGACTAATGAGAATTTCTTTGACACATTGAGTTTCAAAGTAGATGCCGCAGCAGTTCAAAAAGAAGCGCTGAAATTAGAAATCAATTTCTATTATCCAGATGCTGACACGGTTCAGGTTTCTTTAAATGAAACTACTTCTTTGGCAGACTTGAATGATATTGTTTCCGCTTTCGCGAAAGCGGTCAACAAAGACTTCTCTCCTATCACAGAATTATTAGAGAAAACACATTTAGGAACAGGTCGTCAAACCGAATTCATGACCTATGAGGTATTCAACTCTTATCATTCTGAAACAGAGTTGATGCGTTACATCAAAAAATTAGAGCGCAAAGATTTAGCATTGAATCACTCAATGATTGCACTAGGTTCTTGTACGATGAAATTGAACGCTGCAGCAGAAATGTTGCCACTTTCTAATCCGCAATGGGGAAATATCCACCCATTTGTACCCCTAGATCAAGCCGAAGGTTATCAGCAAATGTTGAAAAAACTGGAATTGCAATTGAATGAAGCAACCGGTTTTGCTGGAACTTCACTGCAGCCTAATTCTGGTGCACAAGGAGAGTTTGCAGGTTTAATGACCATACGTGCATATCATATATCACGTGGTGACGAACATAGAAACATCTGTTTGATTCCGTCAAGTGCTCATGGAACAAATCCAGCGAGTGCTGTAATGGCAGGAATGAAAGTAGTCGTGACCAAAGCGCTAGAAAACGGAAACATCGATGTGGATGATTTACGTGAAAAAGCAGAAAAATATAAAGACAACTTAAGTGCGTTGATGGTAACTTATCCATCTACTCATGGAGTTTATGAAAGTGCCATTCAAGAAATTACGGGACTTATCCATGAAAATGGTGGTCAAGTATACATGGATGGGGCTAATATGAATGCACAGGTAGGATTAACAAATCCTGGAAACATCGGTGCAGACGTATGTCACTTAAATTTACACAAAACTTTTGCCATCCCTCATGGTGGTGGTGGACCTGGTGTAGGACCTATATGTGTGGCGCCACAACTGGTTCCATTCTTACCTACTAACCCTATTATCCCTACTGGTGGTGCTCAAGCGATCACTCCTATTAGTGCCGCGCCTTTCGGTAGTGCACTGGCTTGTTTGATTTCTTATGGTTACATCTGTATGCTAGGTGCTGACGGTTTAAAACGTTCTACCGAGTATGCGATTGTAAATGCCAACTATATCAAGGAACGTCTAGAAGGTAGTTATGCTTGTTTATATGTAGGAGAAAAAGGCCGTGCTGCTCATGAAATGATCATTGACTGTCGCCCGTTTAAAGACCACGGTATTGAAGTAGTAGACATTGCAAAACGTTTGATGGATTATGGCTTCCACTCTCCTACCGTATCTTTCCCCGTAGCGGGAACGATGATGATTGAGCCTACAGAGTCTGAATCTAAAGAAGAAATGGATCGTTTCTGTGACGCAATGATTTCTATAAGAAAAGAGATTGGAGAAACTTCTATAGAGGAACCCAACAACCTTCTTAAGAACAGTCCACATACCTTACAAATGATCACTGCAGACGAGTGGGATTTCCCATACACAAGAAGTCAAGCGGCATATCCTCTAGAATATGTCTCTGACAATAAATTCTGGCCTACTGTACGTCGCGCAGACGATGCTTATGGAGACCGTAATTTGATGTGTACTTGCGCTCCAATGGAAGAGTATATAGAAAATTAA